The nucleotide window CGACGTTCATGGTGACGGTGCCCACTTTCGGGTTCGGCATCAAGCCCCGCGGCCCCAGAACCTTCGCGACTTTCGAAACGGTCGCCATCATGTCCGGAGTTGCGATCGCTTTGTCGAAATCGAGCCAGCCCTCGTTGATTTTCGCGACGAGATCGTCGCCACCAACGTAGTCCGCACCCGCATTTTTCGCTTCAGCCTCTTTCGGACCTTTTGCGAAAACGACGACGCGTACGTTCTTACCCAGACCGTTCGGCAGCGCGATCGCGCCACGGACTTGCTGGTCACCTTGCTTGGGATCGACACCCAGACGAACGGCGACGTCGATCGATTCATCGAACTTCGCGGTCGCTGCCGCCATCACCGTGGTGAAAGCCGTGTCGACGTTATATTTTTTCTGAGAATCAAAACCCTTGCGGGCATTTTTCAGACGTTTTCCTTCAGCCATAGATCACCAGTCCTAATCTGCCAGCTCGAGGCCCATGCTCTTCGCAGTGCCCGCAACTTGAGACATCGCAGATTCAACTTTGATACAGTTGAGATCCGGAAGTTTTGTTTCAGCGATTTTCTTGATGTCCGCCGATTTCACCTTACCGACCTTGTCCTTCTGGGGCATTTTCGAACCGGATTCCAGTTTCAATGCCTTCTTGAGCAGACTCGACACGGGAGGCGTCTTGGTGATGAATGTGAACGAACGATCCTGATAAACAGTGATGATGATCGGGATGATCGAATCACCCAACGCCTGCGTGCGGGCGTTGAACTGCTTACAGAATTCCATGATGTTCACACCATGCTGACCAAGTGCCGGTCCCACGGGAGGAGCCGGATTGGCTTTCCCTGCCGGAATCTGCAGTTTGATCATGCCTGTTACCTTTTTTGCCATAGCACTTCTCTCCTGCAAATGAGGTCGGCCCCAATGGCCAACCACCCACTAATCCATTTTTAAAAAACGGTCTTATGAACTCCCACCTCAGAGGGGGCTTGGCAAGGATTGAGCAAAGGAAGAGGTCAGCTTTTACAAAAATTAACGCATATGCGGCATAGGGCTTGCTCTCCTTCTCCAGCGAATGAGCACAAACACCTTGCCGCAAAGGACGCCCCGGCGCCTGGCAATCTTCCCGACAAAGGCGCCCAATCGCGCTCCCTCGCCGGGAAGAGCCCCCATTTCCCCTTAAACTTGATTTAAACAATCCCCCCAAAAAAGGACACCCCATGAGACCCCCCCAACTTCGGAACCTGATCCTGATCGCCGCCCTCCAAGGACTTTTCACGACCGCCGCTTTTGCCCAAATTCAGGGCCTGCGCATCTCGTGCAACGAAAGCATCGACTACATCGAGCAAGAAGACTCCATGGACTACAAAGTCGTCACCCAGGGTCAACTCTTGGAAATTAAGGAAAAGGACGGAGTCTACCGCCTGAAAACCGGAACCGTCGAAGCCGGCGGACTTCAAGATGCCCTGTTTGGCGGCTCTTTGTCGGACTGCCAGGTCAACGCCGCCAATGCCGAATCCAACCCCCCGCAGTACTTCTTGATGACCGCAAACTGTAAGGGCGACGACCGCGCCAAAGACGGCCCCTTGACCGAAATCTCGATCGCCCGCGCGGCATCGGGCTTTGAAGTGAAAACGAAGACGACCGTCAACGTCTTCGGCGAAATCAGCGTCAAAGAAAAAACCGATCAGTTCCAGCACTGCTCCGTCGGATTCAACGACTAAACCGCGGAAGGGATTCGAACTCCGATGCCGACACTGGTGAGGCTCCTCCTCATTCTCAGCCTTCTGACGGCTTCCGTCATGGCCCGGGCCCAGGAGGGCCCCGTGTCGGCGCGCGCATTGGTCGAGGGACTGCCCGCCAACCAGCAGGCCCTGATCCGCCAGGTCGAACACGAAACCGCCCTTCTGATCGAGCCCCTCGCCTTGGAACTTCTGCGCGGCAGCTCGCGCCTGGAAGTGTCGGCTTTCGTGGACCTTCTCGGTGGCGAGCGCGACGTGCGCGATCAGTACCGGCTGCTGGAGCGGTTGACCGACTCGCGCGGCACCCACGTGAAACTTATCAGCGCACTTCTGGAGCTACACGAACGCGACCCCCGACGCTTCGACCGACTGAAAACCGCCGTCGCCCGGCTGGATGCCGAGATCGAAAGCCTTCGCCCTCTGCGCCCGCCCTTCGGAAGCCGCATGGCCATGGGCCTTTTGTACTCGGCCTCGCTCATCACCTATACCTACGGTTACTTCGGCACCTGGGCCGATCCCGCAAACCCAGCGAGCGTCGCCTACTGGGCGCTCAAGGCGAAGCAGGTCGCCTGGGCCGGCCTGCTTTACGTCGGACTGCAGGTAGGCGGCGAACTCCTGGTCCTGAAGAAGACGTGGCCCTCTTACCGGACCGCACTCCGCAACCATCGCCACTCCCTCGTGATGCTGGATCATTTGAAAGTATGGATCCAGGACGTCGAGCGCGACGCCGAGCTGCGTTCGCTACGCGAAAGCCTGCGCTATGCGGCCTCGGATCGCCCCGTGCGCGATCTCGTGAAACTGCTGCCGGAGCTCATGGCCGAGGCCGAACGCCACACCGAAACCTACCTTCGTGAACCCGACCGCCTTACGGAATTGCGTGCTTTCGGCGCGCAAACCCAGACGCTGGAAATTCTGCGCGAGTTCGCACGAACCCTCTCGGAACACGAGAAGGCGGCACTCCAAGCGGCCTTCCGCCATCCGCGAGTGAAACATGAGTTACCATGGACGCTCATTCCGAAGATGCAAAGTCTCGAGGCCGAGCTGAACGAACGTTTCGAACGAAGCCTCCCCGCCAGCGAGGCGAATGCTCGCGCCAGGATGGCCACCCTCGCTCGCCTGCAAGGCGACGCTCTCGAAAGCCGCTCTCTCTCTGGACATATGGTGCGCGAGGCCGCCGTCGGTAACTTCACACTGACCGTCAGTCTTGCCATCGCGGCGGTCGCCGTCGGCGTGGGGAACTCCGCGCTCGCGATCGACGGCCACCTGCTCCAGACGGGAATCGACTGGGTCCGCGCTCACCCCCAGAGCCTGCTCTGGGCTGCGGCGCTGGGCACGATCCCGTCATTCTACGCGCCCCTCCACCGCGTCTACCGTACCCTCGCGGAACGCTGGCGCGCGGCCCGCACGCCGCTCTGGGAGCGCCCCGAGTTCAGCGCCACCGAAGCCGAATTCGAGATCCTACGCCGCCACCTGGTGAGCCAAGAGCGCGACGCCATCCCCAAGATTCTGGGTGCCGCGCGTGCGCGAGCCGGAGCAAAGAGCTGCCGCTCCGTCCACGGCGACTGAGGACATAAAAAAACCGGCCTCTCAGGACCGGTTTTATGAAAATCAAAATGAATGAAGGAGAGAGCTTAGGCTTCTGGCCTTCTGGAAAGCTTAAGCTTTCTCGACCTGCACGAAATCAAGCTCGACGGGAGTGGGGCGTCCGAAGATCGAAAC belongs to Pseudobdellovibrionaceae bacterium and includes:
- the rplK gene encoding 50S ribosomal protein L11, with amino-acid sequence MAKKVTGMIKLQIPAGKANPAPPVGPALGQHGVNIMEFCKQFNARTQALGDSIIPIIITVYQDRSFTFITKTPPVSSLLKKALKLESGSKMPQKDKVGKVKSADIKKIAETKLPDLNCIKVESAMSQVAGTAKSMGLELAD
- the rplA gene encoding 50S ribosomal protein L1, giving the protein MAEGKRLKNARKGFDSQKKYNVDTAFTTVMAAATAKFDESIDVAVRLGVDPKQGDQQVRGAIALPNGLGKNVRVVVFAKGPKEAEAKNAGADYVGGDDLVAKINEGWLDFDKAIATPDMMATVSKVAKVLGPRGLMPNPKVGTVTMNVGDAVTAEKKGKLDYRVDKAGIVHAMIGKKSMGDAKLKENFMAFMGSVMKAKPQTSKGTYLRSITVSSTMGVGVKMDVNAVSGAESEE